Proteins found in one Corynebacterium canis genomic segment:
- a CDS encoding MerR family transcriptional regulator codes for MSGLLKIGTFSTLSSISVRMLRYYQNHGILPPAAVDPFSGHRFYRPEQLVDAQLVVQLRDAGCAVETITELMSKRDDPEQIARILEHQRRELNKRRDEIHARLAALDELTCLLQGRAAMTEVVERTLPPMITASMRRIVATYHNESELWDEIGPLLQEANVAFPAGGMSGALFHDNDYRESDVDIEIWLQIAEPFESTGPLRCTKVPEQRIVSAVLRGDYNQMPTVTQAIGTYLAEHDLTTARMFNIYHVSPAQNPDPSSWITEVCFRIVDPPVPDPNNSAQ; via the coding sequence ATGAGCGGGTTATTGAAAATCGGTACCTTTTCGACGCTGTCCAGTATAAGCGTTCGAATGCTGCGCTATTACCAGAATCATGGCATCCTGCCGCCAGCTGCCGTCGACCCGTTTAGCGGGCACCGGTTTTACCGTCCCGAACAGCTTGTGGACGCGCAGCTGGTGGTGCAACTTCGCGACGCTGGCTGCGCCGTGGAAACCATTACCGAACTGATGAGCAAGCGTGACGATCCCGAGCAAATCGCCCGAATTTTGGAACACCAACGCCGTGAGCTCAATAAACGGCGCGATGAAATCCACGCTCGGCTTGCCGCGCTGGACGAACTCACGTGCTTATTGCAGGGTCGCGCGGCCATGACCGAAGTGGTTGAGCGCACGCTTCCCCCGATGATCACCGCCAGTATGCGCAGGATCGTGGCGACATATCACAATGAATCCGAACTCTGGGACGAGATCGGCCCCCTCTTGCAGGAGGCCAATGTCGCCTTCCCCGCGGGCGGCATGTCCGGAGCTTTGTTCCATGACAACGACTACCGAGAATCCGATGTGGACATCGAAATCTGGCTGCAGATTGCGGAGCCGTTTGAAAGCACCGGTCCGCTGCGGTGCACAAAGGTACCCGAACAAAGAATCGTAAGCGCGGTATTGCGTGGCGACTATAACCAGATGCCCACCGTAACGCAGGCAATCGGCACGTACCTAGCGGAACACGACCTCACTACCGCACGCATGTTCAATATCTATCACGTGAGCCCAGCGCAAAACCCGGATCCGAGCAGTTGGATCACCGAAGTTTGCTTCCGGATTGTTGACCCACCGGTGCCGGACCCAAACAATTCAGCGCAATAA
- a CDS encoding GyrI-like domain-containing protein has protein sequence MTNIERHTIPAITVASLRKKVAGYHEEGNLWQEIESLLASSQAPVDVTGMAGATFHDLDFKPTDVDLEVWVQVTEPFTPNAPLECKELPEREVLRAVLHGDYSQIASVARDVDKHIAEHGMRIGAMFNIYRVGPAQNPDPNMWVTEVCFPILEG, from the coding sequence ATGACCAACATCGAGCGTCACACCATTCCCGCCATAACCGTGGCGAGCCTGCGCAAAAAGGTGGCAGGCTACCATGAAGAAGGGAACCTCTGGCAAGAGATTGAATCGCTTCTGGCCAGCTCACAGGCACCCGTTGATGTCACCGGCATGGCTGGTGCCACCTTCCACGATTTGGATTTCAAACCCACCGACGTCGACCTCGAAGTGTGGGTGCAGGTTACGGAACCGTTTACCCCAAATGCCCCGCTGGAATGCAAAGAATTGCCGGAACGAGAGGTGCTGCGAGCGGTGCTCCACGGTGACTATTCGCAAATAGCTTCGGTAGCGCGCGACGTCGATAAGCACATTGCGGAGCACGGTATGCGGATTGGGGCGATGTTTAATATCTACCGCGTCGGCCCGGCGCAAAACCCGGATCCGAACATGTGGGTGACTGAAGTGTGCTTCCCTATTCTTGAGGGTTAG
- a CDS encoding NADP-dependent isocitrate dehydrogenase yields MAKIIYTRTDEAPLLATYSLKPVVEAFAGTAGIDVETRDISLAGRILAQFPDYLAEEQRVDDALAELGELAKTPEANIIKLPNISASVPQLKAAIKELQAQGFALPEYPDNPETAEQKDVRARYDAVKGSAVNPVLREGNSDRRAPIAVKNFAKAHPHRMGVWSADSKTNVATMDADDFRHNEKSVIMPAADELTIKHIAADGTETVLKGGLKVQEGEVVDGTVMRAAALQTFLAEQVKRAKEEGVLFSTHLKATMMKVSDPIIFGYVVRAYFADVFEKYGAELEAAGLNGENGLAAIYAGLESLENGAEIKAAFDKGLEEGPALAMVNSHKGITNLHVPSDVIVDASMPAMIRTSGHMWNAQDEEQDTLAVLPDSSYAGVYQVVIEDCKANGAFDPATMGTVPNVGLMAQKAEEYGSHDKTFKIAADGTVAVVNSAGETLIEHEVAAGDIWRACQAKDAPIRDWVKLAVTRSRLSGMPAVFWLDPERAHDRNLITLVNKYLADHDTEGLDIRILSPVEATKLSVERIRRGEDTISVTGNVLRDYLTDLFPILELGTSAKMLSVVPLMAGGGLFETGAGGSAPKHVQQLVEENHLRWDSLGEFLALAESFRHFANTDGNAKAAVLADALDRATETLLNDGKSPSRKAGEIDNRGSHFYLTKFWADELAKQTEDAELAKIFAPVAAALNEHEEEIAAKLIEVQGAPVDLGGYYSPCDEKTTAVMRPSETFNAIIDGLK; encoded by the coding sequence TTGGCAAAGATCATCTACACCCGCACTGACGAAGCGCCATTGCTGGCCACCTACTCGTTGAAGCCCGTTGTTGAGGCGTTTGCGGGAACCGCAGGAATTGATGTGGAAACCCGGGATATCTCCCTCGCCGGCCGTATCCTCGCCCAGTTCCCCGATTACCTCGCCGAAGAGCAGCGTGTCGACGATGCGCTTGCGGAGCTCGGCGAACTCGCGAAGACCCCGGAAGCCAACATCATCAAGCTTCCGAACATTTCTGCATCTGTCCCCCAGCTCAAAGCCGCTATCAAGGAATTGCAGGCGCAGGGTTTTGCCCTCCCGGAGTACCCCGATAACCCGGAGACCGCCGAACAAAAAGACGTTCGCGCGCGTTACGACGCCGTGAAAGGCTCGGCCGTCAACCCCGTCCTGCGCGAGGGCAATTCAGATCGCCGCGCCCCGATCGCGGTAAAGAATTTCGCGAAGGCCCACCCGCATCGCATGGGTGTTTGGTCCGCCGATTCGAAGACCAACGTTGCCACCATGGATGCCGATGACTTCCGGCACAACGAGAAGTCCGTGATCATGCCGGCCGCCGATGAATTGACCATCAAGCACATCGCCGCCGACGGCACCGAAACGGTGTTGAAGGGCGGCCTTAAGGTGCAGGAAGGCGAGGTTGTTGACGGTACCGTCATGCGCGCCGCCGCCCTCCAGACCTTCCTTGCCGAGCAGGTAAAGCGCGCCAAGGAGGAGGGCGTGCTGTTCTCCACCCACCTGAAGGCAACGATGATGAAGGTTTCCGACCCGATCATCTTCGGCTACGTGGTCCGCGCATACTTCGCCGATGTTTTCGAAAAGTACGGTGCCGAACTGGAGGCCGCTGGCCTGAACGGCGAAAACGGCTTGGCCGCGATTTACGCCGGCTTGGAGAGCCTGGAAAACGGCGCCGAGATCAAGGCTGCGTTCGATAAGGGTCTCGAAGAAGGCCCGGCGCTGGCGATGGTGAACTCCCACAAGGGCATCACCAACCTGCACGTTCCTTCCGACGTGATCGTGGACGCCTCCATGCCCGCCATGATTCGCACGTCTGGTCACATGTGGAACGCCCAGGATGAGGAGCAGGACACCCTCGCCGTCTTGCCGGATTCCTCCTACGCTGGCGTGTACCAGGTGGTCATCGAGGATTGCAAGGCCAACGGTGCGTTCGATCCCGCCACCATGGGCACCGTCCCGAACGTGGGCCTGATGGCGCAGAAGGCCGAGGAGTACGGCTCCCACGATAAGACCTTTAAGATCGCCGCCGACGGCACGGTCGCCGTGGTCAATTCCGCGGGCGAAACCCTGATCGAACACGAGGTTGCCGCCGGTGATATCTGGCGCGCCTGCCAGGCCAAGGATGCCCCGATCCGCGACTGGGTCAAGCTCGCCGTGACCCGCTCCCGCCTGTCCGGCATGCCCGCCGTGTTTTGGCTCGACCCCGAACGTGCGCACGACCGCAACCTGATCACGCTTGTGAACAAGTATTTGGCCGACCACGACACCGAGGGCTTGGATATCCGCATCCTTTCCCCGGTGGAGGCGACCAAGCTGTCTGTCGAACGCATTCGCCGTGGTGAGGACACTATTTCCGTCACCGGCAACGTGCTGCGTGACTACCTCACCGACCTGTTCCCGATCCTCGAGCTCGGCACCTCCGCGAAGATGCTTTCCGTGGTCCCGCTCATGGCTGGCGGCGGTTTGTTCGAAACCGGCGCTGGCGGCTCGGCGCCGAAGCACGTGCAGCAACTGGTCGAGGAGAACCACCTGCGCTGGGATTCCCTCGGCGAGTTCTTGGCGCTGGCCGAGTCCTTCCGCCACTTCGCAAACACCGACGGTAACGCCAAGGCCGCCGTGCTTGCCGACGCCCTGGACCGCGCCACCGAAACCCTGCTCAACGATGGCAAGTCCCCCTCGCGCAAAGCCGGTGAGATCGACAACCGCGGGTCTCACTTCTACCTGACCAAGTTCTGGGCCGACGAATTGGCCAAGCAGACCGAGGATGCGGAACTCGCCAAGATCTTCGCACCTGTCGCCGCCGCCCTGAACGAACACGAGGAAGAGATCGCCGCGAAGCTTATCGAGGTGCAAGGCGCCCCCGTTGACCTGGGCGGATACTACAGCCCTTGTGACGAGAAGACCACCGCCGTGATGCGTCCCTCCGAGACCTTCAACGCCATCATCGACGGCTTGAAGTAA
- a CDS encoding serine hydrolase domain-containing protein, with amino-acid sequence MRPDQQPRLQQLLQQGLAAAGVLGGAAAVVSATQVIATAQVGDMQLSDPMMLGSTSKSITGQAVRQLAEQGLIDLHAPLRTYLQGAKVLPDATVREVAQHRSGLRSDSTLAKNKKFRYANQNYNYLGELVEQVSGLPFLEYVQRNIAPGAGASAHYGHGGIFGHWYRARKFSTDRSSWIQPPSGALTMSTLTAAQYLQDQLAQPLLRIDAAPADHSPAVAGIFGELGNYGFGWIEKEHAGHKIYLHSGKVPGATSVFAVIPGLDRGLVLLVPYGEFLCATPLVEKVAEALLQFVMGEEVTSMPAVGRDRRVRHWKIGAACFAGLAVAIGLAMLSRWVQLPWLGLVIVIAGAVGFRVVSGTPTRWIIRFVPELFVVLVLALLCTLAVVV; translated from the coding sequence ATGCGGCCCGACCAGCAGCCACGACTTCAGCAACTCTTGCAGCAAGGTCTGGCTGCGGCAGGTGTTCTAGGCGGCGCCGCGGCGGTGGTGTCCGCGACGCAGGTGATAGCGACGGCGCAGGTGGGGGACATGCAGCTAAGCGATCCCATGATGCTGGGCTCTACGAGCAAATCCATCACCGGGCAAGCGGTGCGGCAATTGGCGGAACAAGGGCTGATTGACCTGCACGCTCCGCTACGAACATATCTTCAAGGAGCGAAGGTGCTGCCGGACGCCACGGTGCGGGAAGTGGCGCAGCATCGCAGCGGGCTGCGCTCGGATTCCACCCTGGCCAAAAACAAGAAGTTCCGATACGCGAATCAGAACTATAATTATCTAGGCGAGCTGGTTGAGCAGGTTTCCGGGTTGCCTTTTTTAGAATATGTGCAACGTAATATCGCCCCGGGTGCCGGCGCTTCCGCTCATTATGGTCACGGCGGAATATTCGGGCACTGGTATCGCGCTCGGAAGTTTTCCACTGATCGTTCCTCTTGGATTCAGCCGCCATCGGGCGCGCTTACGATGTCTACCCTGACGGCCGCCCAATATCTGCAAGACCAGCTCGCCCAGCCTCTTTTGCGTATCGACGCCGCGCCGGCCGACCACTCGCCAGCCGTGGCGGGAATCTTCGGCGAACTCGGAAACTATGGGTTTGGGTGGATTGAAAAGGAACACGCGGGGCACAAGATCTACCTGCATAGCGGGAAAGTCCCAGGCGCAACCAGTGTCTTCGCCGTGATCCCAGGGTTGGATCGGGGGTTGGTGTTGCTGGTGCCCTACGGGGAGTTTTTGTGCGCAACGCCGCTGGTGGAAAAGGTGGCGGAGGCCCTGCTCCAATTCGTGATGGGGGAGGAGGTGACCAGCATGCCGGCGGTGGGCCGAGATCGGCGGGTGCGGCACTGGAAAATTGGTGCCGCATGTTTCGCGGGGTTGGCCGTCGCAATCGGCCTAGCAATGTTGTCTAGATGGGTGCAGCTTCCATGGCTGGGATTGGTGATAGTGATCGCAGGTGCCGTAGGTTTCCGAGTGGTTAGCGGCACTCCAACGCGATGGATAATTCGTTTTGTTCCCGAGCTATTTGTGGTGTTGGTGTTGGCACTATTGTGCACCTTGGCTGTTGTCGTGTGA